The Primulina eburnea isolate SZY01 chromosome 12, ASM2296580v1, whole genome shotgun sequence genome includes the window CATAGCACGTGGAGCCTGAATCTCCCAGGGGCTCGGTTAGGCAGGAAAATATATGTTTCTTTCCGGTCAATTGTTCTAAAAAATTGCTCACCCTTCTCTGTTTGGTTGACAGCTTGTGCAATTCCTGCTCAAGCAAGCTGGAGTTGATAAGAGAACTGGGGATCTTTTTGGAAACCGAGATCTTCTAAATTATGCCCTCAACATGGCCCGTGGCATCAAAGTTGGTCTAGAAATCTCTCTATCTCACTTCAATTAAAAAGGTGTTTGAACATACTGAATATAAATTTGCATGCTTGTTCAGGGGGTGGAGAACGTGTATACTCAGCATCAGCCTCTGCTATTCCAGACAATGGAGAACTTTGTCAAAGGGCGTTTGAGAGATGTAGATTACCCCTATGTTGGAAATCATTTCCAGCAAGCCAGGTGGGATTTTAATAATGTTATTTGTATGAAGCTGCGTTCCTGAAGCCCATTGACATGTATATGGTTAGTTACTGTATCCTGAATCTCTACAGCATTATCTTTTTTCAGGCCACAAGAGGTGGTAATTTTCATTGTTGGTGGGACTACTTACGAGGAGGCACGCTCTGTTGCGTTATTGAATTCCACAAATTCTGGGATTCGTTTCATTCTTGGTGGTACTGCAGTTCTCAATTCGAAAAGGTATCATTAATATAATAACTAAATAAATAACCTTGATGACCCTCTCAATTAAATTCAGCTTGTATCCACCTCTTACAAATTATGCtcgaaattttattttatatagcCTGCACACCATACTTGCACGAAAAGTTCGTTTATAAAAACACGGAAGTTGTCCTTAAATTTTTCTGTGGTAAAAAATATAGGTTTCTGAAGGATCTTGAAGAAGCTCAAAGAATTGCTCGAAGCAGCACTGGTGTAGCTTGAAATTTATTTACCTTCGCCCCTCAACTTTTGTAAGACGCGTACAATTAACATACTCAAGATCACACATACTCCAGCTACTGACAGTGAAATTCTTAATTGTATCGAAACCCCACACGCCTGTTACATAAATTGATGATGACATCTACTATTTTGTTTTTGGTTGATCGAGATATCGCTTAGCTCGGCAGAGGTCCAGCTAAAATCAAGTTTATTAGACAAAATTACCCGGTTCGAGGTCGATATTCTTCGGTGAAACCATATCAAGGTGCTTGTAATTTGCACGGTATCTGGTTTTTATTTGTACAAGAAGGTTTTCCTGTGATAGGAGCTTGTTTCGTGTCCAACTATTTGTTGGACGATGCCATTCTAATGTCAAGCGTCCCTAGATGGGCTTAAAAATCACTGTACCAACCTTGCCGGCTGTATTTTACAATTCGCAAAATGTTGGACTAGAGGTactgctggttgttccgttgtatcctgggaaacagacgtctaagttcatcctcgaagcacaccggaggggacgaatctgttttaaggacaccATATTACATACAGGCATCGGTTTGCTTTATTTTATGCATTGTGCTACTGTTTAGTTCGCTGTACTAGCTCGTtggtttttgtatatgtttctgTTTCAGCATTCATTTTGTATAACACAAAATACTTCAATGGCTGCGTTATTGTGATTTTCTTACCCTTTCATTGTTCAAATTCATTTTTAGCTCTAATATAAACATTGAAAATACTAAAtctcttaaataaaatatacataCACAATCTTTACAGTTTAGTTGGCTTTGTTCTACTGAGTTTATTTATTGAATGTGTCAAAACAAATTAGGAATTTAACTATTTCGATCAATTAATTAATGTAGTTTGATAATACTTTCACACCCGGTagttgttatgtatatgtatgtgtaTGTATGAAATATTATCACATTTATCATTAACAAAAGAGATGCAAGTATACATCCCCATAGTATCCTGGTAGCTGTTTGAGAAATATTAATCCATAAATGttcttttcaaataaaatttgctGCACATCTCAGTTCAAGATTcagattaataaaaaatttggaAATAGAAAAGGTACCATTATGATGGCCCCCAAATTCCCTACCAAACGAATTGAACAgacacttatatatatatatatatatatatatatatatatatatatatatatatatatatatatatatatatatatatatatatatatatataagtgtgtgtgtgtgtgtgtgtgtgtgtgtgtgtgtgtggcttGCGTTGCGTAACATCCTATctcataattaatttataatttaatgaaCTTCCATAGTCTAAACACggtataattaattatataataataataatagttattattattattattattattattataatgtaATAAGACAAAAAAGATGGTGGATAAGGTATAATAATATTGGTAGTTAGTTCGTAGGTGTCCCAAGGATAAGGCCAAATCGAAACATTAAATAAGAAaattgattgattatgttcGATTTTGGGCTCAGATGGGGAAAGTCTCGTGAGTCTTGTCTTTCTCTCTTACCAACTCAAATCAATTCGGGAAAATTCgactttgaaaatattttgcaTGACTAGAAATCGAAGCTCAGTGAGTGTTTAATTTACGAACGAATTCAGGTCACTCGTTCCTGTTTGACCATTTGGTTTACtgtaaattgattttttttttttcaacttaGGCCAAGAATTCAAGTTACATaccatgaataaaaaaaattattaagatTTTTcaataagaatttattttacaagaccAAGATTTTTTTCTTGTATTTTCATGAGAAAAATGTTTGAAAACTCGTAATTTAGATCAAACTTTTAGACTTGAGTAGAAAAATGGCTATTGATTCATCGAGAGACAtttctttattttatctttTAGGGATCTAGTAGTTATTTACAACTAATAGTAGATTTTTATataattctattttatttaGGATTCTACCTTGGTTAAGATAAAGCTGCAATATTAATCTTGTATATTTCCCCAGCTTGAAATTTTGGTCATATATGTTTTCTAATCTTAGTCTTATATTCTAATTTtcgataatttaattatttttcatcaGAAGTGTGAGTGATGTGACACTGCACATATGAACGTCATGTTGGAGCCACACAGACACCACATATGTGTCACGTcggaaaaatgattaaaattgcaAAAATAACGGAGAGATAGAATCGAGACTGAAATTTGATAACATGTCACAATCACATAGGGCGAAATATACTAGAGTGCAGTTTTGTTAAATAATATTAAGAAATAGCGATGATATGTGTTCACACTCAAAAACTTTCTATGAGCTATCTCAAGCAACACCCCGCCCCTTCAGCCCCAGCTTGCAAGTGGACAATTCTTGATAATTATATCGTACATTTTTCCGCGTTTTAGAATAATTTTTCAACAATATTTCGTAGTAACCTCTTTAATTATATTTCTTTAATTGAAAATATTCCAATTGATCGAGGCTCGTGTCACACAACCATATATGTATGTGTTAATGAATCGCAATTTAACATTTTGagttattaaaattatttttaaagcaAATCATATAAAATTAACATTATACATTTtgaccaaaataaaaaataaaaatcacacCAATGGTAGGGTAATTGGTTGATGTTAACCCTCTCATGCTGTTAATACACATGTACAGATCTGAGATCACAATCTTTCCTGCCTAAAATATCCAATTGAAACTTGAAGCTTCGTAGACGCGAAGAGACACCGCCAATAAATAAAGAGTGGGTCtcgtgtgagaccgtctcacgcatATTAATATGTGAGATGTAtcaaccatactcatattcaccctaaaaagtaatactctcagcataaaaaataatattttttcatgtatgacccaaataagatatccgtctcacaattccactcgtgagaccgtctcacacaagtttttatcataaattaatataaaaaacttGAACCGGTCATAATTGTAAGTAAAACAATACATGAGAGAATACCTGAAGATTTGGAAAATTTAGCCAAATCACTGTTATCAACCAATAAATTAAGAGCCAagaacatatatatacatatcgcTTTGCGTCAACCAAGCAATACAGAATAATTTTTGCTCACCAGACCGAATCTGGGTAAGTCAATTTTTTtgtatatatcataaaaaaacATTAATATAAAACTCTCAGTTCTTGTAACCGTGGCGACGTTCTTGTATTTCCGATCGTCATATGTAAAAGTAAAATCCTTAAGAGCTTTGGGTTTCAAGTTGCAGATCAACTTGAACAAAATCAAGAACACATGCATTGCCATTTTGAGTCATATTGTATGTAGAGAGGCAACTCGTGAATTCTGCAGAAGAAACCCTTTTGCGATTTGTGGAAAGCCACTTGGACTTCATGTGGCTTTCTTTTCTCCATGGGGGGATGTGTAATCCTCTCTCCGTGAGAGACTGTTTGGCGGCTGAGCAAACCAAAGAAACCAACTTGTCTATTTTTTCTTCAATTCCCACAAATATCAAAGGAAGGGCATCTCTGAGTTGTTCATAATTTGGTGTTGGCCTCGCCAATGTGAACTCCGTCCTGAAATCTAAGTCCACTATTAATCTGACTTCTCGCTCACTGCCACCATCTTTGTCTATCATCACCACTTCAACATATTCGTAGTTACCAGGAAAGTAATAAGAGACTGCAAATATACAGCAAATTAGTCAGACGATATATAT containing:
- the LOC140807858 gene encoding vacuolar protein sorting-associated protein 45 homolog, which translates into the protein MVSDELLHGDAITNLLNNGSVSDIDRLRLVMLYALRYERDSPVQLMQLFNKLASRSSKYKPGLVQFLLKQAGVDKRTGDLFGNRDLLNYALNMARGIKGVENVYTQHQPLLFQTMENFVKGRLRDVDYPYVGNHFQQARPQEVVIFIVGGTTYEEARSVALLNSTNSGIRFILGGTAVLNSKRFLKDLEEAQRIARSSTGVA
- the LOC140807508 gene encoding uncharacterized protein, giving the protein MSHISQGDRLSQLIRDYFESGGSTVTDPVFYLPSQSSQFDDDLPTYYYSSLQEILEDHTEAEIEIYTKVLMYLRDVDELGLKNINNLRKWIVYRLEMDNYEAHLCQTSWSTPFDCPSVSYYFPGNYEYVEVVMIDKDGGSEREVRLIVDLDFRTEFTLARPTPNYEQLRDALPLIFVGIEEKIDKLVSLVCSAAKQSLTERGLHIPPWRKESHMKSKWLSTNRKRVSSAEFTSCLSTYNMTQNGNACVLDFVQVDLQLETQSS